In a genomic window of Glycine max cultivar Williams 82 chromosome 13, Glycine_max_v4.0, whole genome shotgun sequence:
- the LOC102665676 gene encoding uncharacterized protein, whose protein sequence is MTTITRHSYKLSLKRATKRITRRRRRNPHNHRKRSTSTTIDPFKPKCSNNNKVCEKLETLKNLIPGGEEAVKPDQLFKETAEYIVLLRTRVVVLQKLIEYYGNKDDTQDENEHDAVLFS, encoded by the coding sequence ATGACCACAATCACTAGGCACAGTTACAAGCTCTCCCTCAAAAGAGCCACAAAGAGAATaacaagaaggagaagaagaaacccACATAACCACCGAAAAAGAAGCACCAGCACCACGATTGACCCTTTCAAACCAAAGTgcagtaataataataaggttTGTGAAAAGCTTGAAACTCTGAAGAACCTCATCCCCGGTGGAGAAGAAGCGGTGAAACCCGACCAGCTGTTCAAGGAAACCGCGGAGTACATCGTGTTGCTGCGGACGCGCGTCGTGGTTCTCCAGAAGCTCATTGAGTATTATGGGAACAAGGACGACACCCAGGATGAGAATGAACATGATGCTGTCTTGTTCTCATAG